The genomic region GCCGCGGACACCGACGTGCTCTTGCTCGACTCGCCGGCCGCCATCGGGAGCGTCAGCGCCGTCCTCCCCGTGGTGCTCGCGGACCGGATGGTCGTCGTCCTCCAGCCGACCATCCCGGCGCTCTCTGACGGGTTGAAGGTCCAGGAGTACGCTCGCTCGTACGGGACCGGCGGCGCGGGCGTGCTGTTCAACCGCGTCCACGACCCCGAGGCGGTCGACCGGATCACCGACCAGACGGAGCGCTACTTCGACGGACCTGTCCTCGCGAGCGTTCCCGACTCGGACGCCGCCAGGGCTGCACGGAGCGCGGGCGAACCACTGCTCGCACACGCCCCCGACTGTCCCGCCGCCACGGCGTTCCGCGACGCCGCCGCCGGTATCGAGATACGGGACCAGGAACCGGAAGCCGTGGCCGACCGCTTCCGCAGCGCCGTCATCCCGCAGCAACCGTGAGACTGCCGCGTGGGACCATCGTCCGGTCGCGCGTCGTCCAGTCACCAGCGACCGCGCTCGCGGCCGCGCTCGACGACGCCGTCACTGGCTACCTCGTCCTCGAGCCGCAGGACGCGCTGTTGCTCGGCGACGACGGGAGCGGCGTCATCACCCTCGCGTCGGGGGTCCCGGTGCTGGCGTACCACGTCGGGACCGACCGCGGCGGGGCCGAAGCGCTCGCCGACCTCGCCGCGCCCGGACCCTACAGCGTCGAACTGTACGCCGTCGACGACGGTGCCCTCGATGCGGCCCACGAGGCCACCAGCCTGCGGGTGCCACCGGGATTGCCCGCGGACCGCCTCGCGGCCGACCCGGACCTCGCGACCCGAACGCGCGAGGCAGCGCCTGCTGACCGTCGCGAGGAACGGGTCGAGGAGGACGAGGACCCGCTGGCGGCGTTCCTCGCCGACGAGGAGCGCATCGCCGCGATTCAGGAAGAAGCGGAGAAGGAGGCGGCCCGGCGGGCCGAGGAGTGGGGACTGGCGGACGCACTCGAGTAGGGGGAGGAGTGGCGCTGTTGCCGCGACGGTGGGCAGCGCCCGGTCAGGCGGGCGTGAGTCGAAGCAACCGGTCGTCGTTGCCGGTCGGGAACGGCCCGCTCGCCCGACCGTCGCGGTTCGACGTGACGAGGTACAGTGCGCCGTCCGGGCCCTGTTCGACGTGGCGGATTCTGCCGACCT from Haloarchaeobius sp. HME9146 harbors:
- a CDS encoding AAA family ATPase, producing MVEAIAVASGKGGTGKTTATLALGMALAEAQDVTVVDTDTGLANLLFHTGLEAADVTLHDLLLGDADVSVADATYDRFGLRVVPCGTSLGDFRQADPTRLREVVADLAADTDVLLLDSPAAIGSVSAVLPVVLADRMVVVLQPTIPALSDGLKVQEYARSYGTGGAGVLFNRVHDPEAVDRITDQTERYFDGPVLASVPDSDAARAARSAGEPLLAHAPDCPAATAFRDAAAGIEIRDQEPEAVADRFRSAVIPQQP